Proteins encoded together in one candidate division WOR-3 bacterium window:
- the murC gene encoding UDP-N-acetylmuramate--L-alanine ligase — protein MNPEMVHMIGICGAGMTPLAIIMKRKGFDVTGCDRNLNENAEILKKEGIVLSAGHSTKHLEGVSRVIFSRAVDESCNEISQALKKGIKIQSRGEALREQLEGRILTGIAGTHGKTTTSSMLVHILMYNNKDVLGITGGSPVGWESGLIWSENGAAVCELDESDRTFLLFNPNIGVITSVEADHIGKYYSGEKDVSEAFLKFAGNSEKCLLNVCDKLTAEIANSKTVKSVTLGESPACDIRYVIEDECLFMRGEKISIRMRGEHNLRNASCALAVAELMGVSPMDSAEALKSFSGVRRRMETVFDSDFCTFISDYAHHPTELKNSIEALKTGDKKLTIVFQPHLYSRTKEFHLDFAKGLLKADNIILMPIYPAREKPMTGVTSELIADDLKTLGKEVCVTGSKEELMSVLKKSFSGGILALLGAGDADSYRDEITEMLKGTVND, from the coding sequence ATGAATCCTGAAATGGTTCACATGATCGGTATTTGCGGAGCAGGGATGACCCCTCTGGCTATCATTATGAAAAGAAAAGGCTTTGATGTCACCGGATGTGACAGAAATCTGAACGAAAATGCCGAAATTCTCAAAAAAGAAGGGATCGTATTGTCTGCGGGTCATTCGACAAAACATCTCGAAGGTGTTTCCAGGGTGATTTTTTCGAGGGCCGTGGATGAATCGTGCAATGAGATATCCCAGGCCTTGAAAAAAGGGATCAAAATACAATCTAGAGGAGAAGCTCTCAGAGAACAGCTTGAGGGCAGGATACTGACTGGAATAGCCGGAACCCACGGGAAGACCACCACGTCTTCAATGCTTGTGCATATTTTAATGTATAACAATAAAGACGTGCTCGGAATCACCGGAGGATCACCGGTGGGATGGGAAAGCGGACTGATATGGTCGGAAAATGGCGCGGCGGTTTGCGAACTTGACGAAAGCGACAGGACTTTTCTTCTGTTTAATCCGAATATAGGAGTCATAACTTCAGTAGAAGCTGATCACATCGGAAAATATTACTCGGGAGAAAAAGATGTATCGGAGGCATTCTTGAAATTTGCCGGAAATTCTGAAAAATGCCTTTTGAACGTTTGCGACAAATTGACGGCTGAAATTGCCAATTCAAAAACAGTAAAATCGGTGACGCTGGGTGAATCGCCTGCCTGCGACATACGCTACGTCATAGAAGATGAATGTTTGTTCATGAGAGGAGAAAAAATAAGTATCCGCATGCGGGGAGAACACAACCTCAGAAATGCGTCCTGCGCTTTAGCCGTAGCTGAACTTATGGGCGTTTCTCCGATGGATTCGGCGGAAGCTTTAAAGAGCTTTTCGGGAGTCAGAAGAAGGATGGAAACGGTTTTTGATTCGGATTTCTGTACTTTTATAAGTGATTACGCCCATCATCCGACTGAATTGAAAAACTCGATAGAAGCTCTTAAAACCGGCGATAAAAAGCTGACGATTGTTTTTCAACCTCATCTATACTCGAGAACAAAAGAATTCCATCTGGATTTTGCTAAGGGGCTGTTAAAAGCCGATAACATTATACTGATGCCGATTTATCCCGCAAGAGAAAAACCGATGACGGGAGTGACTTCGGAATTAATTGCCGACGACCTGAAAACCCTTGGTAAAGAAGTCTGCGTGACAGGATCAAAGGAAGAATTGATGTCTGTTCTGAAAAAATCGTTTTCAGGAGGCATTTTGGCTCTATTGGGAGCCGGAGATGCTGATTCTTACAGGGATGAAATTACAGAAATGTTAAAGGGAACAGTAAATGATTGA
- a CDS encoding FtsW/RodA/SpoVE family cell cycle protein, which translates to MEKYEDRLRCKFKNANYALLITVSVLLAIGIVAMFSAHQKASVFSFGTSSTPYKHLMNIGIGFMALLIAFCLPLKKTDNTALILFFSLAITVLLFAVILFGTNINGAHRWLRLGPFNFQPSELAKIVLIFYVSHYIRRKYSGIKEKNAKWSWGLLIVIGGIIALIAVEPDVSTALVLILLVFVFFFVGKVPVKFSFVLIFSVLAIGVLLYMLPGSRFKHIDKRIKNYVVTLRGEEVDTDENSQVENSILAFANGGLFGRGLCKGELKNGSFIPEVDRDMIIAAIGEEMGLVGALFVMSLYFVILVTGFRIALFFEDKDRYFYFLAMGISVNFFIFAIIHAFISIGSLPATGLALPFISYGGTSMVSNMFMLGIMLNISALSKSHQMNENMIKKREMIFFSTKNKSNTFVGSRLTQRQKAVKAR; encoded by the coding sequence ATGGAAAAATATGAAGACCGTCTGAGATGCAAATTCAAGAACGCAAATTACGCACTTTTGATTACTGTTTCTGTCTTGCTGGCTATCGGTATTGTAGCCATGTTCTCGGCTCATCAAAAAGCCTCCGTTTTCAGTTTCGGAACTTCAAGCACTCCCTATAAACATCTTATGAACATTGGAATCGGTTTTATGGCTTTGTTGATAGCGTTCTGCCTTCCTTTGAAAAAAACCGACAACACAGCTTTAATTTTATTTTTTTCTTTGGCGATTACGGTTCTGCTTTTTGCAGTAATTCTTTTTGGTACGAACATCAACGGAGCCCACAGATGGCTGCGGCTAGGCCCATTTAATTTTCAGCCGTCCGAACTGGCAAAAATCGTACTGATATTCTATGTCTCTCATTACATAAGGAGAAAGTACAGCGGAATAAAAGAAAAAAACGCGAAATGGTCGTGGGGGCTTTTGATAGTGATCGGCGGGATAATTGCCCTGATCGCTGTTGAACCTGACGTATCGACAGCGCTTGTCCTTATTTTGCTTGTTTTCGTGTTCTTTTTCGTCGGCAAAGTGCCTGTTAAATTTTCTTTCGTCCTCATCTTCAGCGTTTTAGCGATCGGCGTTTTGCTTTATATGCTTCCCGGAAGCAGGTTCAAGCACATAGACAAGAGAATAAAAAATTACGTAGTGACGCTCAGAGGAGAGGAAGTAGATACTGATGAAAATTCGCAGGTAGAAAATTCCATCCTTGCTTTCGCCAACGGAGGTCTGTTTGGAAGAGGTCTTTGCAAGGGAGAACTCAAAAACGGATCATTTATTCCTGAGGTGGACAGAGATATGATAATAGCCGCAATAGGAGAAGAAATGGGGCTTGTCGGCGCTCTATTCGTGATGTCTTTGTATTTTGTAATACTTGTTACAGGTTTTAGAATCGCGTTATTTTTCGAAGACAAAGACAGATATTTTTATTTTCTCGCCATGGGCATATCGGTCAATTTTTTTATTTTCGCCATTATACACGCATTCATCAGCATCGGTTCGCTTCCAGCGACGGGATTGGCTCTGCCTTTTATTTCTTACGGCGGAACTTCAATGGTAAGTAATATGTTCATGCTTGGAATCATGCTTAACATATCGGCTCTCTCGAAAAGCCATCAGATGAATGAAAATATGATAAAAAAAAGAGAAATGATTTTTTTCAGTACAAAGAACAAATCTAACACTTTTGTCGGCAGTAGATTGACTCAAAGACAAAAGGCGGTAAAAGCGCGTTGA
- the murB gene encoding UDP-N-acetylmuramate dehydrogenase — MIDCLRKIDLAEFTTLRLGGKADYFCYVDNEQKFDKIITYCEKNNLPYIILGAGSNILFSDKGFKGCIVKLSGSFRSFVLEGNMIRTGAGVALSEIIGKSREAGLSGLECLYGIPGTVGGAVYMNAGTKWGVTGDFVKRVKTRGKDYFEISKDQFGYRKGIHEIILGVEFELRNAEVSEIESTITQIKKFRSERFPRNSRTAGCIFKNPFGSPPAGKLIEQAGWKGKIIKNVMISDRHANYFIPLRGAKCSDFVDSVTAVKEDVFRKFSITLETELKIYDENGKSKEI; from the coding sequence ATGATTGATTGTTTGAGAAAAATCGATCTCGCTGAATTCACGACTTTGAGATTGGGCGGAAAAGCGGATTATTTTTGTTATGTTGATAATGAGCAGAAATTTGATAAAATTATTACATATTGTGAAAAAAATAATCTGCCATACATCATATTGGGTGCGGGCAGCAATATTCTCTTTAGCGACAAGGGATTCAAAGGATGTATTGTCAAGCTTTCGGGGAGCTTTAGAAGTTTTGTTCTGGAAGGCAACATGATCCGTACAGGAGCAGGCGTAGCGCTCTCGGAAATAATAGGGAAATCAAGAGAAGCAGGCTTGTCTGGTCTTGAATGCCTTTACGGAATACCCGGAACAGTCGGAGGCGCTGTTTACATGAACGCCGGCACAAAATGGGGTGTCACGGGAGATTTTGTTAAAAGAGTTAAAACGAGAGGCAAGGATTATTTTGAAATCTCGAAGGACCAGTTCGGCTATAGAAAAGGCATACATGAAATAATACTCGGTGTTGAATTTGAATTGCGAAATGCGGAGGTTTCCGAAATTGAATCGACGATCACTCAAATAAAAAAATTCAGAAGCGAGAGGTTTCCGAGGAACTCAAGAACAGCCGGTTGTATTTTCAAAAATCCTTTCGGAAGTCCGCCTGCCGGTAAACTGATAGAACAAGCAGGGTGGAAAGGAAAGATAATAAAAAACGTCATGATTTCAGACAGGCACGCAAATTACTTCATCCCTCTCAGAGGAGCCAAATGCTCCGATTTTGTTGATTCAGTAACTGCGGTCAAAGAAGACGTTTTCAGAAAGTTCTCAATAACGCTTGAAACAGAATTAAAGATATACGATGAAAATGGAAAATCCAAAGAAATTTAA
- a CDS encoding UDP-N-acetylglucosamine--N-acetylmuramyl-(pentapeptide) pyrophosphoryl-undecaprenol N-acetylglucosamine transferase, with protein MKKKRLLIAVGATGGHIYPALALAEELRGKCGLFFIGSDRGLAETIVTRAGFHFEKVRSRPWAGRTILEKAASAVSFIFGVFYCRRHISEIKPFAVLGTGSFATVPVLLTCCLLSVPFYILEADVKPGMTTRFFARSAKKIFLSFEETEKYMPGISETLYSGSPVRRTIGNVPKSEAVKKFGLSGDSKIILVFGGSQGSSTIEKAFYEMYRKFGIPQNAKVIASAGKFSEGLYARCGEDVIVRDYIEDMASAYACADVVVSRAGAVTVAEIFAAGKPAVLIPLAIARGHQADNARQLENLCTSVVIRENELTAESLHENIKKILNSEGTSVLCPGKKDSVKIIAEEILNES; from the coding sequence TTGAAAAAGAAAAGACTGCTCATTGCTGTCGGAGCGACTGGAGGGCATATTTATCCCGCGCTTGCCCTTGCGGAAGAACTAAGGGGCAAATGCGGCTTGTTTTTCATCGGAAGCGACAGGGGACTCGCTGAGACAATAGTAACAAGGGCAGGATTTCACTTCGAGAAAGTCAGAAGCAGGCCTTGGGCGGGAAGAACGATTCTCGAAAAAGCCGCTTCAGCGGTTTCCTTCATTTTTGGTGTATTTTATTGCCGAAGACACATATCTGAAATAAAGCCTTTTGCCGTTCTCGGCACGGGTTCTTTTGCGACGGTTCCCGTTTTGCTGACTTGCTGTTTGCTTTCGGTGCCTTTTTATATTTTAGAAGCGGATGTCAAACCAGGAATGACAACTCGTTTTTTTGCAAGAAGCGCAAAAAAAATATTTTTATCATTCGAGGAGACTGAAAAATACATGCCCGGTATTTCTGAGACCCTATACTCGGGAAGTCCTGTTAGGCGAACGATTGGGAATGTCCCGAAATCCGAAGCGGTGAAAAAATTCGGACTTTCAGGTGACTCGAAGATAATTCTCGTGTTCGGAGGAAGTCAGGGATCTTCTACTATAGAAAAAGCATTTTATGAAATGTACAGGAAATTCGGCATACCTCAGAACGCAAAGGTGATCGCTTCCGCGGGTAAATTTTCCGAAGGACTATACGCGCGATGCGGAGAAGACGTCATAGTCAGAGATTATATTGAAGACATGGCATCGGCTTACGCCTGTGCCGACGTAGTCGTATCGAGAGCCGGAGCCGTAACGGTCGCTGAGATTTTTGCTGCCGGAAAACCTGCAGTACTCATTCCTTTGGCAATAGCCAGAGGGCATCAGGCTGACAACGCCCGCCAGCTCGAAAATCTTTGTACAAGCGTCGTAATAAGAGAAAATGAACTCACGGCAGAATCCCTTCACGAAAACATAAAAAAAATCCTGAATTCAGAGGGAACATCGGTACTCTGTCCCGGAAAGAAAGACTCAGTGAAAATTATTGCCGAGGAGATACTTAATGAATCCTGA
- a CDS encoding FtsQ-type POTRA domain-containing protein translates to MKMENPKKFKAVIFAFLTATLFSAGVAAGKLHFFRVESVIVRGNTELSSHEIFEIAGVSKGDCVFFVNLSEAELNLSKEIFAKKILVRKSGPNALEIEIIERYPSLDIGNGKGVDADGYILPIDSSKALLGAKTMNEYTESDLFLTEEDRILKDVASVCSQGINFPFLSEVIVCKKGLSVKTKDGVYAYFGYSDFVLSYRILMTVRGTDWWDRKYCYDLSSPGELLIFKRSALTNNKDCYGG, encoded by the coding sequence ATGAAAATGGAAAATCCAAAGAAATTTAAAGCGGTTATTTTCGCGTTTCTGACAGCGACATTGTTCTCGGCCGGAGTAGCAGCGGGAAAATTGCATTTTTTCAGAGTTGAATCCGTTATAGTGAGGGGAAACACTGAACTGAGTTCTCATGAAATATTCGAGATAGCAGGTGTTTCAAAAGGAGATTGCGTATTTTTTGTCAATTTGTCGGAGGCTGAGCTTAATCTGTCAAAAGAGATTTTCGCAAAAAAGATACTGGTGAGAAAGTCCGGACCTAACGCTCTGGAGATTGAAATAATTGAAAGATATCCTTCACTGGATATTGGAAACGGCAAGGGAGTAGACGCGGACGGTTATATATTGCCGATAGATTCATCAAAAGCATTGCTCGGAGCGAAAACAATGAACGAGTACACAGAAAGCGATTTATTCCTGACCGAAGAGGACAGAATACTGAAAGATGTTGCGTCTGTTTGTTCGCAAGGAATTAATTTCCCTTTTTTGAGCGAAGTGATAGTCTGCAAAAAAGGTCTGTCGGTGAAAACCAAAGACGGAGTGTACGCTTATTTCGGGTATTCGGATTTTGTTTTATCGTACAGAATATTAATGACTGTCAGGGGAACTGATTGGTGGGACCGAAAGTATTGTTACGATTTGAGTTCCCCCGGAGAACTATTGATATTCAAAAGGTCCGCTTTAACCAATAACAAAGATTGTTACGGGGGCTGA